The proteins below are encoded in one region of Saccopteryx leptura isolate mSacLep1 chromosome 1, mSacLep1_pri_phased_curated, whole genome shotgun sequence:
- the RGS18 gene encoding regulator of G-protein signaling 18 → MKTSLIFFSQLNMCELKEKTFFKLIHGSPKEEASKDAKIRAKEKRNRLSLLLQKPEMHEEALSRSSGHLARETRLCPEEAVRWGESLDKLLSHQDGLEAFTRFLKTEFSEENIEFWMACEDFKKSKNPQQMMFKAKAIYERFIQNDAPQEVNLDFHTKELIAKSITQPTLHSFNAAQSRVYQLMEQDSYMRFLRSDIYLGLTEGRPQRPTNLRRRSRSFTYNDFQDVKSDVAIWL, encoded by the exons ATGAAGACatcattgattttcttttctcaattgaATATGTGTGagttaaaggaaaaaacatttttcaagttaATACATGGCTCACCAAAAGAAGAGGCAAGCAAAGATGCCAAAATCAG ggctaaggaaaaaagaaatcggctAAGTCTTCTCCTGCAGAAACCCGAGATGCACGAAGAGGCGCTTTCTAGGAGTTCTGGGCACTTGGCCAGAGAAACAAG ACTCTGCCCTGAAGAAGCAGTAAGATGGGGTGAATCACTTGACAAACTGCTTTCCCATCAAG ATGGACTGGAGGCTTTTACCAGGTTTCTAAAAACTGAATTCAGTGAGGAAAACATTGAATTTTGGATGGCGTGTGAAGATTTCAAGAAAAGCAAAAACCCTCAACAAATGATGTTTAAAGCAAAAGCAATATACGAGAGATTTATCCAGAATGATGCTCCACAGGAG GTTAACCTTGACTTTCACACCAAAGAACTCATTGCTAAGAGCATCACCCAACCCACCCTGCACAGTTTCAATGCTGCACAGAGCAGAGTATATCAGCTTATGGAACAAGACAGTTACATGCGTTTCCTGAGATCTGACATCTATTTAGGCTTGACAGAAGGAAGACCTCAGAGACCCACCAATCTTAGAAGACGATCACGCTCATTTACCTACAATGACTTCCAAGATGTAAAGTCGGATGTTGCCATTTGGCTATAA